The following nucleotide sequence is from Paraburkholderia flava.
CGCTTGCAGACCGAAACCCGCGAGCGTCAGGACGCGACCCGTCTCGCGCCGTATCTGCGCGCCTTCGAGCGGGCGGCCGAACGTCTGACGGCGGGTGAACCGCTCGACGAAGTGTGCTGGAACTTCCTCGCACTCGACGATGCCGCGCGCTGCTTCCTGCTCGACGGCAACGGCCGGCAGTCGGGTCGCAACGTCGTGCTGCGCGCGGATCGCGCGGCGCACGAAACGCGTTTCCTGCCGCTCGCCGATGCGCAGGGCGCGAACTGGCTGCGCCGGCCGTACTTCCGTGCGGCGATCGCGACGCCGGATCGCGTGCACGTGACGCGGCCGTATCTGTCGATCAACGAGGCGATGCCTTGCGTGACGCTGTCGGTCGCGACGCGGATCGGCGGGCAGACCTGCGTGCTGTGCGGCGATATCGACTGGGTGGACAGCTAGCGGTTCTGAGATGATGGCGTCTTCGACGACGCCACCCTCACGACCGCACCATGTCTCCTTCTTCCGTTCTGCTCGAAGTCATCGCCACCACCATTGCGGACGCGCGGCTTGCCGCGCAGGGCGGCGCCGACCGGCTCGAACTCGTGACCGCGATGGGCGAGGGCGGTTTGACGCCGAGCATCGGCATGGTCGAAGCGGTCGTCGATGCGGTTGCGATTCCGGTCAATGTGATCGTGCGGCCGCATAGCCGGTCGTTTGTTTTCGATGCCGACGATTACACCGCGATGGCGCGCGACGTTCGCGCGATTGCCGCAGTCGGTGCGCATGGCGTGGTGATCGGGATGTTGACGCCGTCGCGTGAGATCGATCGCGACGGTCTCGCGCGCTTGATCGATGCAGCCGGCGATCTGGCGGTGACGTTTCACCGCGCATTCGACGAAGCCCGCGATCTGCACGAAGCGCTCGATGTGCTGCTCGGCTTCGATGCGGTGACGAACGTGCTGACGTCGGGCGGAAAGCCTTCGGTCTTGCAATCAGTCGATACGATCCGCGCGCTGGTGGCACGCGCGGCCGGTTCGCGCTGCACGGTGCTGGCGGGTGCTGGTTTGACGATCGACAGTGTTGCGGGCTTCGTGTACGACACCGGCGTTCGCGCGGTGCACTTCGGGTCTGGTGTGCGGATCGATGGTAATGGGCTTGCGCCGGTCGATCCGTCGAAGGTTGCGCGTGTCAGGGCGTTGCTTGACGGTTTGACCTGACGCGCGCCTTAACCGTCACTTCGCAACCACCACCGGAATCCCACGCAACGCGCCCGCCCCCTTCGCGTGCTGCAACGTCTGCTGCACCACTGCCGATGTCGCCGCTTCAAGATTCAACTGCGCGGCAAGATCGCGTTCGCTGCGCTTCACGCCCGCAAGGTTCGCGACCTTCACGTGACCATAGCCACGCACACGCGCATGCAGATCGGCGAGCTTGCCGACGGTTTCGACCGTCTGCGGCGTCACCGCTGACAGCGCGCGTTGCAGCGTAACCTCGTAATCGTCGGCGAGCGCGCGTTCCATCCGGCGTTCGAGCGTTTTGCCGAACGGATCGAGCATCGTGCCACGCAGCCCACGCCATTTCGCGAGCACGCCGAACACCGGCCACATCCATTGCCCGAACGTGATCTTGCGCGGCACTTCGCCGTGCTTCGAGCGCGCCAGCCCGGGCGGCGCGAGATTGAAACGCACGCCGAAGTCCTTGCCCGCGACGCCTTCGAACTGCGCTTCGAGCGCCGTGCGGAACGTCGGGTCGGCATGCAGGCGCGCCACTTCGTATTCGTCCTTCACCGCGAGCAGACGATAGAACGTCGTCGCAACCGCACGCGCGATGCGCTCGCCGCCCACGCTGCTTTCCGCGTGCCGCGCCGCATCGACGAGTGCGCGATAGCGCTTCGCATACGCCGCGCCGCCGTACCTCACCAGACGCGCTTCGCGGTCGGCGATCAGTTCGTCGAGCGTATCGATGCGCAGCGTCGGCTGCGCGGTATGACGTGCTGCCCACAGCGCTTCGAGCGCGGCCGGATCGGAGGCGGCGAGACGGCCCACCGCGAACGCGAGCTGGTTCATCGGCACCGCGACGTTGTTCAACTCGATCGCGCGCATCAATGCGCCGAGCGACACCGGCACAAGCCCAAGCTGCCACGCGAAACCGAGCATCAGGATGTTCGCGCCGATCGTGTCGCCGAGAAAACGTGTCGCGAGCGACTGCGCATCGCACGACGACATACGTTCGTCGCCGGCCGCGTGACGCATCTTGTCGTACAGCGCGTCGGCATGCAGGTTCGCGTCGGGGTTCTGCACGAACGACGCGTTCGGGATCGCGTGCGTGTTGACGACGATGCGCGTACGGCCATGACGTACCGTCTGCAGCGCATCGGCGCTCGCGCCGACCACCATGTCGCACGCGAGCAGAACGTCGGCCTGCTGCGTGTCGATGCGCACCTGGTTCAGCCACTCGTCGCGTGCGGCGAAGCGCACGAACGACAGCACCGAGCCGCCCTTCTGCGCGAAGCCCATGAAGTCGAGCACCGACGCGCTCTTGCCTTCGAGATGCGCAGCCATGCTGATCAGCGCGCCGACCGTCACAACGCCCGTGCCGCCGACACCGGTGACGAGAATGTCGTACGGCGCAGCATCAAGGTGACCTTGCGGCAACGCGAGCGCATCGACGCGCGTGGCCAGCGCTTCCACGTCGAACGCGACACCCGCGGCCTTCTTCAGCTTGCCGCCTTCGATCGTCACGAAGCTCGGGCAGAAGCCGTTCACGCACGAGTAGTCCTTGTTGCACGACGACTGATCGATGCGGCGCTTTCTGCCGAGCGGCGTTTCGACCGGTTCGACCGACAGGCAGTTCGACTGCACGCCGCAATCGCCGCAGCCTTCGCACACGGCTTCGTTGATGAAGAGACGCTTGTCCGGATCGGGGAATTCGCCTTTCTTGCGGCGCCGGCGCTTTTCGGCTGCACAGGTCTGGTCGTAGATCAGCACCGTGACGCCGTCGATGTCGCGCAGCAGACGCTGCACCGCATCGAGTTCGCTGCGGTGGTGGAATGTCGTGCCTTGAGGAAAGAGGCCATGATGGCC
It contains:
- a CDS encoding indolepyruvate ferredoxin oxidoreductase family protein; this encodes MTARLPIDGTPALSDYRLSDNLTATRGRIFLTGTQALVRLALMQRDADRARGLNTAGFISGYRGSPLGMVDQQLWKAKKLLDSHDVRFLPAINEELGGTAVLGTQRVESDPERTVEGVFAMWYGKGPGVDRAGDALKHGNAYGSSPHGGVLVVAGDDHGCVSSSMPHQSDFAMIAWHMPVVNPSNVSDMLEFGLYGWALSRYSGAWVGFKAISETVESGSTVDLDALRTEWNAPEDFAPPAGGLHNRWPDLPSLTIEQRLHAKLDAVRHFARTNSIDRWIAPSPHANVGIVTCGKAHLDLMEALRRLDLTVADLEAAGVRIYKVGLSFPLEMTRIDAFVAGLSDVLVIEEKGPVIEQQIKDYLYNRTTGARPIVTGKHAADGTPLLSALGELRPSRILPVFANWLAHHKPALDRRERVVDLVAPQILSNAADSVKRTPYFCSGCPHNTSTKVPEGSIAQAGIGCHFMASWMERDTTGLIQMGGEGVDWAAHSMFTKTRHVFQNLGDGTYFHSGILAIRQAVAAKATITYKILYNDAVAMTGGQPVDGSISVPQIARQVEAEGVSRFVVVSDEPEKYDGHHGLFPQGTTFHHRSELDAVQRLLRDIDGVTVLIYDQTCAAEKRRRRKKGEFPDPDKRLFINEAVCEGCGDCGVQSNCLSVEPVETPLGRKRRIDQSSCNKDYSCVNGFCPSFVTIEGGKLKKAAGVAFDVEALATRVDALALPQGHLDAAPYDILVTGVGGTGVVTVGALISMAAHLEGKSASVLDFMGFAQKGGSVLSFVRFAARDEWLNQVRIDTQQADVLLACDMVVGASADALQTVRHGRTRIVVNTHAIPNASFVQNPDANLHADALYDKMRHAAGDERMSSCDAQSLATRFLGDTIGANILMLGFAWQLGLVPVSLGALMRAIELNNVAVPMNQLAFAVGRLAASDPAALEALWAARHTAQPTLRIDTLDELIADREARLVRYGGAAYAKRYRALVDAARHAESSVGGERIARAVATTFYRLLAVKDEYEVARLHADPTFRTALEAQFEGVAGKDFGVRFNLAPPGLARSKHGEVPRKITFGQWMWPVFGVLAKWRGLRGTMLDPFGKTLERRMERALADDYEVTLQRALSAVTPQTVETVGKLADLHARVRGYGHVKVANLAGVKRSERDLAAQLNLEAATSAVVQQTLQHAKGAGALRGIPVVVAK
- a CDS encoding copper homeostasis protein CutC produces the protein MSPSSVLLEVIATTIADARLAAQGGADRLELVTAMGEGGLTPSIGMVEAVVDAVAIPVNVIVRPHSRSFVFDADDYTAMARDVRAIAAVGAHGVVIGMLTPSREIDRDGLARLIDAAGDLAVTFHRAFDEARDLHEALDVLLGFDAVTNVLTSGGKPSVLQSVDTIRALVARAAGSRCTVLAGAGLTIDSVAGFVYDTGVRAVHFGSGVRIDGNGLAPVDPSKVARVRALLDGLT